One genomic segment of Photobacterium sp. DA100 includes these proteins:
- a CDS encoding glutamine synthetase family protein: MDAFDSEVRNFLQKWPEIEFVDLVFTDINACPRGKRIPVKALAKVKKGVPLPVSTISLNMVGSVVEAAGLGEELGEPDHLCYPIPNTLTRTVNPNVAQLMLTMMDASGEKPTPLFIRNVLEDLLNQLHCKGQYPVVALELEFYLVDKSRMENGLVKPAFNPKKRMQEKDTAVYDLENLDDYADFLSDLNVAAAEQELNTSGALSESAPGQFEINFNHQKDVLNACDQVLLAKRLIRQVAHQHNFDVTFMAKPFAHEAGNGQHIHLSVVDEAGSNLFSDQNGAASPFFYQTLAAMIHSVPSSIALLCPNVNSYRRFSAGSYTPTKADWGHNHRGVALRIPMSDSNNRRIEHRIAGADVNPYILASVVLANVLAAEKFTPEQCPEPLSESAPSMPTRMSDALAELERGEFGDYLPNEFLHIYHACKQSELAEFESAVTPLEVEWMLHTA, translated from the coding sequence ATGGATGCATTTGATTCTGAGGTCAGAAATTTTTTACAAAAATGGCCCGAGATAGAATTTGTAGATTTGGTTTTTACGGATATCAATGCGTGTCCCAGAGGAAAGCGAATTCCAGTCAAGGCATTGGCAAAAGTGAAAAAAGGGGTACCGCTTCCCGTCTCGACAATTAGTTTGAACATGGTTGGAAGCGTGGTGGAAGCGGCCGGACTGGGCGAAGAGCTGGGTGAGCCTGATCACCTTTGCTATCCGATACCGAACACATTGACGAGGACAGTTAATCCGAATGTAGCTCAGCTAATGCTAACAATGATGGATGCATCGGGAGAAAAACCAACACCATTATTTATTCGTAACGTTTTGGAAGATTTACTAAATCAGCTTCACTGTAAAGGACAATACCCGGTAGTTGCCCTGGAATTGGAATTTTACCTGGTTGATAAGTCCAGGATGGAGAATGGCTTGGTCAAGCCTGCCTTTAATCCAAAGAAAAGGATGCAGGAAAAAGACACCGCAGTTTATGATCTAGAAAATTTAGATGACTATGCAGACTTCCTTTCAGATCTTAATGTTGCCGCCGCCGAGCAGGAATTGAATACATCAGGAGCGCTTTCTGAATCGGCCCCAGGCCAGTTTGAGATTAATTTTAATCACCAAAAAGATGTGCTCAATGCCTGTGATCAGGTGCTACTTGCCAAGAGGTTAATTCGACAGGTTGCTCACCAGCATAACTTCGATGTGACTTTTATGGCTAAGCCATTCGCCCATGAGGCTGGCAACGGGCAGCACATTCACTTGAGTGTGGTCGACGAAGCAGGTTCCAATCTGTTTTCGGATCAAAATGGTGCCGCCAGCCCCTTTTTCTATCAAACCCTAGCCGCGATGATCCACTCAGTACCGAGTTCGATTGCGCTGCTTTGCCCCAATGTGAACTCGTACCGTCGATTTTCTGCGGGCTCATATACACCAACAAAAGCGGATTGGGGGCACAATCATAGAGGCGTAGCCCTCCGGATACCAATGAGCGATAGCAATAATCGCAGGATTGAACATCGTATTGCTGGTGCTGATGTCAATCCCTATATCTTGGCTTCTGTTGTGTTGGCCAATGTCCTTGCCGCCGAAAAGTTCACCCCAGAACAATGCCCCGAGCCGTTGAGTGAGTCCGCGCCGTCAATGCCTACTCGTATGTCCGATGCGCTCGCTGAGCTGGAAAGGGGGGAGTTTGGGGATTACCTACCGAATGAGTTTTTACACATTTATCATGCTTGCAAGCAAAGTGAGCTTGCTGAGTTCGAAAGTGCTGTAACTCCATTAGAAGTTGAATGGATGCTGCATACCGCCTAA
- a CDS encoding Na+/H+ antiporter NhaC family protein: MTTQNTVLETPVKFNSSYWLYLFAVFGAIIGFATIGSLHEEGQAYGWLSLLPTIFVLAFALLTHRTVEALFSGAIMGLLMIDPTEFVGGVVDVSMTVMMDETIAWVILVCGLMGGLIAILEKGGSILSLSQVLVNKVKSRKQSMLLTFLLGILVFIDDYLNAIAISSSMKRITDSYKISREKLAYLVDSTAAPICIIIPISTWAIFFSSLLEDNDVAASGEGLSVYIQAIPYMAYGWVTLAVVFLVAMDKLPNFGAMKKAEQRAQQGQVKPEGATEINFGENIKPHSNTTLGVLNFVLPMVVLVAASWYFDIDLLAGVFVAIMFTIFFYGMQRLLSLSSMFDAIYDGIKVMMVPLATVVGGFMLKNVNDQLGLTEYVIEAVSPWLSPTLFPVIIFLVMTALVFATASSWGLFAVAMPIVFPLGAHLGVPVHITVGALLSASAAGSHSCFFSDSTVLSAQGSGCTAMQHALTQMPYALIGIISTAIFFVVIA; the protein is encoded by the coding sequence ATGACCACCCAAAACACGGTGCTTGAAACACCGGTTAAATTCAATAGTAGTTACTGGCTCTATCTGTTTGCTGTATTTGGTGCCATTATCGGATTTGCAACCATCGGTAGCCTCCACGAAGAGGGGCAAGCATATGGTTGGCTCAGCCTTTTACCGACGATATTCGTCTTGGCGTTTGCACTGTTAACTCACCGCACCGTCGAGGCGCTGTTTAGCGGGGCAATCATGGGCTTACTGATGATTGACCCTACTGAGTTCGTCGGTGGTGTGGTAGATGTGTCGATGACCGTCATGATGGATGAAACCATTGCCTGGGTTATTCTGGTTTGTGGCTTGATGGGCGGCTTAATTGCTATCCTGGAAAAAGGGGGGAGTATCCTTAGCCTGAGCCAGGTACTGGTGAACAAGGTGAAAAGCCGCAAGCAATCTATGCTGTTGACTTTTTTGTTAGGTATCTTGGTCTTCATTGATGATTATCTGAACGCCATTGCCATTTCATCATCAATGAAAAGGATCACGGATAGCTACAAAATATCTCGTGAAAAGTTGGCTTACCTTGTGGATTCAACGGCTGCACCTATCTGTATCATCATCCCGATTTCAACCTGGGCAATCTTCTTCAGCTCTCTACTGGAAGACAACGACGTTGCTGCCTCCGGCGAGGGGCTGAGTGTGTACATCCAGGCCATACCATATATGGCTTATGGTTGGGTGACGCTGGCTGTCGTATTCCTTGTTGCCATGGACAAGCTGCCTAATTTCGGCGCGATGAAAAAAGCCGAGCAGCGAGCGCAGCAGGGCCAGGTAAAACCAGAAGGTGCGACCGAAATCAATTTTGGTGAAAATATCAAGCCACATTCAAATACCACGCTGGGTGTACTTAACTTTGTGCTCCCGATGGTGGTGTTGGTCGCCGCAAGCTGGTATTTCGATATTGACCTATTGGCGGGTGTTTTCGTAGCCATCATGTTTACTATCTTCTTCTACGGCATGCAGCGCCTGTTGTCCCTCAGCTCTATGTTTGATGCTATCTATGATGGGATCAAAGTGATGATGGTGCCGCTGGCAACAGTGGTCGGTGGCTTTATGCTGAAGAATGTTAATGATCAGCTAGGGCTAACGGAATATGTCATCGAAGCAGTATCTCCTTGGCTATCGCCGACCCTGTTCCCGGTGATCATTTTCTTGGTAATGACAGCGTTGGTATTTGCAACGGCATCGTCATGGGGACTATTTGCGGTAGCAATGCCGATTGTTTTCCCTCTTGGTGCGCATCTGGGAGTGCCTGTTCATATCACTGTTGGTGCGCTTCTGTCAGCCTCTGCAGCAGGCAGCCACTCATGCTTCTTCAGCGATTCGACCGTGTTGTCTGCCCAGGGCTCAGGTTGTACAGCGATGCAGCATGCCTTGACGCAAATGCCGTATGCACTCATTGGTATTATTTCGACTGCAATCTTCTTCGTCGTGATTGCCTAA
- the phnR gene encoding phosphonate utilization transcriptional regulator PhnR, with protein MQYLKIMEAINEQIDAGLLAAGNKLPAERKLAESFNTTRVTLRESLALLEAEGKLYREDRRGWFVSPAPLSYDPTYTTNFPQMAKEQGRLARTELIDAKLMPASRRAASLLKVPPLSEVYRIDRLRFLDERPVVVVTNFILPKYFPNLLEKSFTSSLTTLYREEYGVIYSKTRYRVSTTSLLGETAQHLRATAGSPAMLVERLNYDQHDNVIDCDLEYWRHDAICIESVAELSK; from the coding sequence GTGCAATATTTGAAAATCATGGAAGCCATCAACGAACAGATTGATGCAGGCCTTCTTGCAGCTGGTAACAAATTACCTGCCGAGCGTAAGCTCGCAGAATCATTCAACACGACAAGGGTCACCTTGCGTGAGTCACTGGCTCTGCTGGAAGCGGAAGGGAAACTATACCGTGAAGACCGCCGAGGTTGGTTCGTCTCACCCGCACCGCTAAGCTATGACCCGACATACACCACCAACTTCCCGCAAATGGCGAAAGAGCAAGGTCGACTCGCTCGCACCGAGCTGATCGATGCCAAGCTGATGCCGGCCAGCCGCCGAGCCGCGTCATTACTTAAAGTGCCCCCCCTATCGGAAGTCTACCGAATCGACCGCCTGCGTTTTCTGGATGAACGCCCGGTGGTGGTGGTCACCAACTTCATCTTGCCAAAATACTTTCCGAACTTACTGGAAAAATCTTTTACTTCGTCACTGACTACCCTGTACCGGGAAGAATATGGCGTGATCTATTCGAAAACCCGTTATCGTGTCAGTACCACATCCCTATTGGGTGAAACCGCGCAACACCTGAGGGCAACCGCAGGTAGCCCTGCGATGTTGGTCGAACGCCTTAACTATGATCAGCATGACAATGTCATTGACTGTGACTTGGAATACTGGCGCCACGATGCGATTTGCATCGAATCGGTCGCTGAACTGTCCAAGTAA
- a CDS encoding putative 2-aminoethylphosphonate ABC transporter permease subunit: MATRQSSLSQRLTVFKNSLSRDNITLGVILMMLLIIMGIFVLGPMFAMLQKSVMNNQGEFVGLQNFANYISSPALWQSLKNTINIGLIVTVFVGFLAFGYAYALTRSCMPFKGLFNVLGAAPILAPSLLPAISLIYLFGNQGIAKELLMGNSVYGPIGIAIGLIFWTFPHAVMILTTSLKTSDARLYEAAKALNTSSIKTFFIVTLPAAKYGLISALIVVFTLVVCDFGVPKVIGGSYNVLATDIFKQVVGQQNFSMGAVTSVILLVPAILAFSVDRWVKKKQQGLFDSRSVAYTPEPSKLRDGLCFLFCSLISLCILAVIGMAFYGSLVTFWPWNLTLSLNNYNFAQFSTYGWAPYFNSIQLASNVAVFGTVVIFIGAYCVEKGRAFAPIRNLLQMIAIIPMAVPGMVLGLGYIFFFNNQANPMSVLYGTMAILVINSVIHYYTVGHMTALTALKQLPAEVEAISASIKMPQYKVFFKVTLPVCLPAVLEIAVYMFVNAMTTTSAIVFLYATDTMPASVSVLNMDDAGQTGPAAAMAVMILLTAALVKLTHVGTIQLIERYTQAWRKR; this comes from the coding sequence ATGGCAACACGTCAATCAAGCCTGTCGCAGCGCCTGACTGTTTTCAAGAACTCGCTAAGCCGAGATAACATCACATTAGGTGTTATCCTTATGATGTTGTTGATCATCATGGGGATCTTTGTCCTCGGCCCTATGTTCGCCATGCTGCAAAAAAGTGTGATGAACAACCAAGGTGAATTTGTCGGTCTGCAAAACTTTGCCAACTACATCTCTTCACCGGCTCTGTGGCAATCTCTGAAGAACACGATCAATATCGGTCTGATCGTCACCGTCTTTGTTGGCTTCCTTGCCTTTGGTTATGCCTATGCCCTAACCCGAAGCTGCATGCCATTCAAAGGTCTGTTCAATGTGCTCGGTGCCGCACCAATCCTGGCACCATCGCTTCTTCCGGCCATCAGTCTCATTTACCTGTTCGGTAACCAAGGTATTGCCAAAGAGTTGCTGATGGGGAACTCCGTATACGGCCCAATCGGTATTGCGATCGGCTTGATCTTCTGGACCTTCCCGCATGCGGTAATGATCCTGACTACATCGCTGAAAACATCCGATGCACGGCTTTACGAAGCTGCCAAGGCATTGAACACCTCGTCAATCAAAACCTTCTTCATTGTCACGCTACCGGCGGCAAAATATGGTTTGATCAGTGCACTGATCGTGGTTTTCACCCTTGTTGTCTGTGACTTCGGTGTACCTAAGGTCATCGGCGGCAGCTACAACGTGTTGGCTACAGATATCTTCAAGCAAGTTGTCGGGCAGCAGAACTTCTCCATGGGTGCGGTGACCAGTGTCATTCTGCTTGTTCCGGCCATCCTTGCTTTTTCGGTTGACCGCTGGGTGAAGAAGAAACAACAAGGGCTGTTTGACTCACGCTCTGTTGCATACACGCCTGAGCCAAGCAAGCTACGCGATGGTTTGTGTTTCTTATTCTGTAGCTTGATTTCGCTGTGTATCTTGGCGGTTATCGGTATGGCTTTCTACGGCTCGCTGGTTACCTTCTGGCCTTGGAACCTGACACTAAGCCTGAACAATTATAACTTTGCCCAATTCAGCACTTATGGCTGGGCACCCTACTTCAACTCAATCCAGCTTGCCAGCAATGTGGCAGTGTTCGGTACCGTTGTCATCTTCATTGGTGCGTATTGTGTAGAAAAAGGCCGCGCCTTTGCACCTATCCGTAACCTACTGCAGATGATAGCCATCATTCCAATGGCCGTACCGGGTATGGTGTTGGGCCTTGGGTATATTTTCTTCTTCAACAACCAAGCAAACCCAATGTCGGTATTGTACGGAACGATGGCTATCCTGGTGATCAACAGCGTGATCCACTACTACACCGTCGGCCACATGACGGCACTGACAGCACTCAAGCAGTTGCCTGCAGAAGTCGAAGCGATTTCTGCCTCAATCAAAATGCCGCAGTACAAGGTCTTCTTCAAAGTGACCCTGCCTGTTTGCTTACCAGCGGTGCTCGAAATCGCGGTTTACATGTTCGTCAATGCCATGACCACGACGTCTGCAATTGTTTTTCTTTACGCCACCGACACCATGCCAGCATCTGTTTCGGTGTTGAACATGGACGACGCTGGCCAGACTGGTCCCGCTGCAGCCATGGCGGTAATGATTTTGCTCACCGCGGCACTGGTTAAGCTTACCCATGTCGGTACTATTCAGCTTATCGAACGTTACACCCAGGCATGGCGTAAACGTTAA
- a CDS encoding putative 2-aminoethylphosphonate ABC transporter ATP-binding protein, which yields METYLKIENVSKQYGQFTALNDISLDIHKGEFVCFLGPSGCGKTTLLRAIAGLDLASSGKITQGDKETTFLAPEKRDFGIVFQSYALFPNLTVADNISLGLRNQGKDNKTVNDTVSHWLNVIGLPDSGGKYPNQLSGGQQQRVALARALSLSPGLLLLDEPLSALDAKVRSHLREEIRRLQRQLGITTIMVTHDQDEALAMADRIVVMNHGVIEQVGTPQEIYQNPASRFVADFVGNMNFIPASVVSDNQIRIGESLLPKPCDALERGQQVELGLRPEDLHFLEIGKKSDSSFPVQIEELEFQGTFVRAECKLQGAYQGNILKVDVPIRELRELQLERGHFHYVNMSKNHTHIFQAQ from the coding sequence ATGGAAACGTATCTGAAGATTGAAAATGTCAGCAAGCAATATGGACAGTTTACTGCGCTGAACGACATTTCCCTTGATATTCATAAAGGCGAATTTGTTTGCTTCCTAGGCCCGTCAGGGTGCGGTAAAACTACCTTGCTACGTGCCATTGCCGGATTGGATCTGGCGTCTTCAGGCAAGATCACCCAAGGCGATAAAGAAACGACTTTCCTTGCCCCTGAAAAGCGTGACTTCGGCATTGTCTTCCAGTCCTATGCCCTGTTCCCAAACCTGACTGTAGCGGATAACATCAGCCTAGGCCTGCGTAACCAAGGGAAAGACAACAAAACCGTCAACGACACCGTCAGTCATTGGTTGAATGTTATCGGCTTGCCAGACTCCGGGGGAAAATATCCTAACCAACTCTCTGGAGGCCAACAGCAGCGAGTTGCCCTCGCCCGCGCACTATCATTATCGCCAGGCTTGTTACTGCTCGATGAACCTTTGTCTGCCCTGGATGCAAAAGTGCGATCTCACCTCCGAGAAGAAATACGTCGCCTGCAGCGCCAGCTGGGTATAACCACCATTATGGTGACCCACGACCAGGACGAAGCTCTCGCGATGGCCGATCGCATTGTGGTGATGAACCACGGTGTTATCGAACAGGTTGGCACGCCGCAGGAAATCTACCAAAACCCAGCTTCGCGCTTCGTTGCGGACTTTGTCGGTAACATGAACTTTATACCGGCTTCCGTAGTCAGTGATAACCAAATCAGAATCGGTGAATCATTGCTGCCCAAGCCTTGTGATGCACTAGAGCGTGGTCAGCAAGTGGAATTGGGCCTGCGCCCAGAAGATCTTCACTTTTTGGAAATCGGCAAGAAGAGCGATTCGAGCTTCCCTGTTCAGATTGAAGAATTGGAATTCCAGGGCACCTTTGTCCGTGCCGAGTGCAAACTCCAAGGTGCGTATCAAGGCAACATACTTAAAGTTGATGTGCCTATTCGCGAATTGCGCGAGCTTCAGCTCGAGCGTGGTCACTTCCATTACGTGAACATGTCCAAGAATCATACCCATATCTTTCAAGCGCAATAG
- a CDS encoding putative 2-aminoethylphosphonate ABC transporter substrate-binding protein — MKNRWMITPLTAIAALSASSAFAAEELTVYTAFETDMLAKFKNGFEQANPDIKINWVRDSTGIMTAKLLAEKNNPHADVVWGLAGSSMALLKEEGVLKPYTPEGLDQIRANLVDPQQNKAWFGNDAFFNAVCFNEIVAEQKGLSKPDSWEDLLKPEYKGHIAMPNPASSGTGYMQVSAWIQSMGEKPAWQYMEQLDGNIAHYTHSGSKPCVQAAMGEVAIGISMAIRGATLKTQGAPIDIIMPKGGVGWEAEAVGLVNTESDAAKRLVDWSISEEANKLYNAFYPVVGHKAINAAVNNYPDVENAMVDMDFGKMAASREDVLKTWSDRFDAKSEPRS, encoded by the coding sequence ATGAAAAACCGTTGGATGATTACCCCTCTTACTGCAATAGCAGCTCTTTCCGCTTCTTCTGCATTTGCTGCCGAGGAACTAACGGTGTATACCGCTTTCGAGACAGACATGTTGGCTAAATTCAAAAATGGTTTTGAGCAAGCTAACCCAGATATCAAAATTAACTGGGTACGTGATTCAACCGGGATCATGACTGCAAAACTGTTGGCCGAAAAAAATAACCCCCACGCTGACGTGGTATGGGGCCTAGCCGGCTCTTCCATGGCGCTTCTTAAAGAAGAAGGTGTACTGAAGCCATACACACCGGAAGGTCTTGATCAAATCCGTGCAAATCTAGTTGACCCGCAACAAAACAAAGCTTGGTTCGGTAACGATGCATTTTTTAATGCCGTATGTTTCAACGAGATTGTTGCCGAGCAAAAAGGTCTGTCCAAGCCAGACAGCTGGGAAGATCTGCTAAAGCCTGAATACAAAGGCCATATTGCGATGCCAAACCCAGCCTCTTCTGGCACGGGCTACATGCAGGTATCCGCGTGGATCCAGTCTATGGGAGAGAAACCAGCATGGCAGTATATGGAACAACTGGACGGTAACATCGCCCACTACACCCACTCGGGCTCAAAACCGTGTGTGCAGGCTGCTATGGGAGAAGTGGCTATTGGTATTTCAATGGCAATCCGCGGTGCCACCCTGAAAACACAAGGTGCGCCCATCGACATTATCATGCCCAAAGGAGGCGTGGGCTGGGAAGCTGAAGCCGTTGGTCTGGTAAATACCGAATCCGATGCTGCCAAGCGTCTTGTAGACTGGTCCATCTCTGAAGAAGCGAACAAGCTTTACAATGCGTTCTATCCGGTTGTTGGCCATAAGGCGATCAACGCAGCAGTTAACAACTATCCTGATGTAGAAAACGCAATGGTTGATATGGACTTTGGCAAGATGGCGGCTAGCAGAGAAGATGTGCTGAAGACTTGGTCTGACCGATTTGATGCTAAGTCTGAGCCACGTTCATAA
- the phnW gene encoding 2-aminoethylphosphonate--pyruvate transaminase, whose product MDNQYLLLTPGPLSTSRTVREAMLKDWCTWDDEYNKGIVEVIREQLVELATGVEGYTSVLMQGSGTASVEATIGTVVPANAKLLVVNNGAYGERIGQIAHYLNIAHTIIELGEVAQPSAEQVVEILDSDASITHVAMVHCETTTGMLNPVEAVCDVVKSRNKIMILDAMSSFGGIPLDIGKLGIDFMISSANKCIQGVPGFGFVIAKQTELEKCAGRARSLSLDLYDQWLCMEKNHGKWRFTSPTHTVRAFHQALQELQDEGGVEARYQRYASNQLILVAGMEKLGFKCLLDKSLHSPIITSFYSPEADEYDFKKFYNLLKEKGFVIYPGKVSNADCFRIGNIGDVHNEDMHRLIDAIEASMYWA is encoded by the coding sequence TTGGATAATCAATATTTGCTACTGACCCCGGGGCCGCTGTCAACGAGCCGTACTGTTCGCGAAGCCATGCTGAAAGACTGGTGTACTTGGGATGATGAATACAATAAAGGTATTGTAGAAGTGATCCGTGAGCAGTTAGTTGAGTTGGCCACGGGTGTTGAAGGTTATACAAGTGTGTTGATGCAGGGCAGCGGCACAGCATCGGTTGAAGCCACAATCGGTACCGTTGTTCCTGCAAACGCAAAACTGCTGGTGGTTAACAATGGTGCGTACGGTGAGCGTATTGGTCAGATTGCACACTACCTAAACATTGCACACACCATTATTGAGCTTGGTGAAGTGGCGCAGCCATCTGCTGAGCAAGTGGTAGAAATCCTAGATAGCGATGCGAGTATTACCCATGTTGCTATGGTGCACTGCGAAACGACAACAGGGATGTTAAACCCAGTGGAAGCTGTGTGCGATGTGGTGAAATCTCGCAATAAGATCATGATCTTAGATGCCATGTCGAGTTTTGGCGGTATCCCATTGGATATCGGTAAACTGGGGATCGACTTTATGATCAGCTCAGCCAACAAGTGTATTCAGGGTGTGCCTGGCTTTGGCTTTGTCATTGCAAAACAAACTGAGCTGGAAAAGTGCGCAGGCCGTGCCCGTTCATTGTCTCTGGATCTTTATGATCAATGGCTGTGTATGGAGAAGAACCATGGCAAGTGGCGTTTCACTTCTCCAACCCATACAGTACGCGCTTTCCATCAGGCCCTGCAAGAACTGCAAGACGAAGGCGGGGTAGAAGCACGCTATCAGCGTTATGCGTCTAACCAACTGATCTTGGTTGCCGGGATGGAAAAACTGGGCTTCAAATGCTTGCTGGATAAGTCATTGCACTCTCCGATTATTACTTCTTTCTATTCGCCGGAAGCAGACGAATATGACTTTAAAAAATTCTACAACCTGCTGAAAGAAAAAGGGTTTGTTATCTACCCAGGCAAAGTGTCAAATGCTGATTGCTTTCGTATCGGTAACATTGGTGATGTTCATAATGAAGATATGCATCGTCTGATTGACGCGATCGAAGCGTCTATGTACTGGGCATAA
- a CDS encoding aspartate aminotransferase family protein, producing the protein MTQITTSQQHGSALSEQSLRSEGDTNITPARVAWTNSIADQKTQQMLKEDSQFFLHQAMSTPCLDALVGADGIYIEDAAGKKYMDFHGNNVHQLGYGHPHVVGRIKQQLAELPFSPRRFTNQTAIDCAKKLTDIAGGDLNRVLFAPGGTSVIGMALKLARYVTGNYKVVSLWDSFHGASLDAISVGGEACFREGMGPLMAGVERIPPAVSYRGAFPSNDGSDVHYADYLEYVIEKEGGIGAFIAEGIRNTDVQVPSRAYWKRIREICDKHNVMLIIDDIPNGMGRSGNWFTYQEFGIEPDILCIGKGLGGGVVPIAAMITKDKYNTASHVSLGHYTHEKSPVGCAAALATIEVIEQQNLLTKVKSDEAYMRDRLEGMKQKYPLIGDVRGVGLLWGVELVTCRETKERALQQAEQVMYRCLELGMSFKVSQGNVLQLSPPLIIERDDLARAMDMVEQAISEVQS; encoded by the coding sequence ATGACTCAGATAACGACATCTCAGCAACACGGTTCGGCGCTATCGGAACAGTCATTGCGAAGTGAAGGAGATACCAATATTACGCCAGCTCGTGTCGCATGGACAAACAGTATTGCTGATCAAAAAACGCAGCAGATGCTGAAGGAAGATAGTCAGTTTTTCTTGCATCAAGCTATGTCGACGCCATGCCTGGATGCCCTGGTAGGTGCCGATGGGATCTATATTGAAGATGCTGCCGGAAAAAAATACATGGATTTCCACGGTAACAATGTCCATCAATTGGGTTATGGACATCCCCATGTTGTTGGCCGTATCAAACAACAACTGGCGGAGTTGCCATTTTCGCCGCGTCGCTTTACCAACCAGACAGCCATTGATTGTGCAAAAAAGCTGACAGATATCGCCGGTGGCGATCTCAATCGCGTGCTGTTTGCGCCGGGCGGCACCTCGGTCATTGGTATGGCGTTGAAACTCGCCCGTTATGTGACTGGAAACTACAAGGTAGTGTCTTTGTGGGACTCATTCCATGGCGCTTCCCTTGATGCCATTTCAGTTGGCGGCGAAGCATGCTTCCGTGAGGGGATGGGCCCTTTGATGGCGGGCGTAGAGCGTATTCCACCCGCAGTAAGTTATCGTGGCGCATTTCCATCGAATGACGGCAGCGATGTTCACTATGCTGATTACTTGGAATATGTGATCGAAAAAGAAGGGGGCATAGGCGCTTTTATTGCTGAGGGTATTCGCAATACCGATGTGCAGGTACCGAGCAGAGCGTACTGGAAGCGCATCCGTGAAATTTGTGACAAGCACAATGTCATGCTGATCATTGACGATATTCCAAATGGTATGGGACGTAGTGGAAACTGGTTCACTTACCAGGAATTTGGCATCGAACCGGACATTCTTTGTATCGGTAAAGGATTAGGCGGTGGGGTCGTACCTATCGCAGCCATGATCACTAAAGATAAGTACAACACGGCATCGCATGTTTCACTGGGTCACTACACCCACGAAAAATCTCCGGTCGGTTGTGCTGCTGCACTGGCAACGATTGAGGTGATTGAACAACAAAACTTGTTGACCAAAGTGAAGAGTGATGAAGCGTACATGCGAGATCGCCTAGAAGGAATGAAACAGAAATATCCACTGATAGGAGATGTTCGAGGCGTCGGTTTGCTTTGGGGGGTAGAGCTTGTTACTTGCCGTGAGACCAAAGAGCGCGCACTTCAACAAGCGGAACAAGTGATGTATCGATGTCTTGAATTAGGGATGAGTTTCAAAGTGTCACAGGGTAACGTTCTGCAGTTAAGCCCACCATTGATTATCGAGCGTGATGATCTTGCTCGTGCGATGGATATGGTAGAGCAGGCCATCAGTGAAGTTCAAAGCTAG
- the phnX gene encoding phosphonoacetaldehyde hydrolase, producing MTKQVQAVIFDWAGTVVDFGSFAPTTIFVEAFRREYGFDISLTEARVPMGLGKWDHIKAVGEMPEVSQRWQDKFGQPMQKEDIDKIYQTFMPLQIAKVGEHADLIPGAKAVIDGLREEGIKIGSCTGYPREVLDKLLPAAKDKGYSPDCAVATDDLAAGGRPAPYMVLQNMIELAVTDVKACIKVDDSVPGITEGLNAGMWTVALLLSGNEAGLTQAEFEQADEATLAGARAKAIDAFAHSGAHYQIDTIADLPEVVADIERRLAAGERP from the coding sequence ATGACTAAACAAGTTCAGGCAGTAATTTTTGATTGGGCCGGCACCGTTGTAGATTTTGGCTCGTTCGCACCAACCACCATTTTTGTAGAAGCATTCCGGCGCGAATACGGCTTTGATATTTCACTGACTGAAGCGCGTGTACCAATGGGGCTGGGTAAGTGGGATCACATAAAAGCGGTTGGTGAAATGCCTGAAGTCAGCCAACGTTGGCAGGACAAGTTCGGCCAGCCAATGCAGAAAGAAGATATCGATAAAATCTACCAAACTTTCATGCCACTTCAGATTGCCAAAGTGGGTGAGCATGCTGATTTGATCCCAGGGGCAAAAGCGGTGATTGATGGTCTTCGTGAAGAGGGGATCAAAATTGGTTCATGTACCGGTTACCCGCGAGAGGTACTTGATAAGTTGCTCCCAGCGGCAAAAGACAAAGGCTATAGCCCTGATTGCGCAGTAGCAACCGATGACCTTGCTGCGGGAGGCCGTCCTGCACCATACATGGTACTGCAGAACATGATCGAGCTTGCGGTAACTGATGTGAAAGCGTGCATCAAGGTTGATGACTCTGTGCCTGGTATTACTGAAGGCCTGAACGCAGGCATGTGGACCGTTGCATTGTTGCTGTCTGGTAATGAGGCGGGCTTGACCCAGGCTGAGTTCGAACAAGCTGACGAAGCGACACTTGCTGGTGCACGAGCAAAAGCTATCGATGCCTTTGCCCATTCTGGTGCACATTACCAAATCGATACTATTGCGGATTTGCCGGAAGTGGTCGCAGATATCGAGCGTCGTTTGGCTGCGGGTGAGCGGCCATAG